A window of Acidobacteriota bacterium contains these coding sequences:
- a CDS encoding DUF2437 domain-containing protein yields the protein MPWVRFLQEGQICWGQLRHEAQCDYIQAYAGTPFEDGCRPVAGRERLPLSVTPLLAPCDPSKIVCIGRNFSAHARELGNEVPKEPLFFLKPPSALLAPGGTILLPVLSQHVEYEGELALVIRRRCSHFSASADPRPYILGYTCLNDVTARDLQKSDPVFTRAKGFDTFCPIGPWVSEAPREGDRPWDGLEIETRVNGELLQHGNTRDFMFPLPRLLAAVTAVMTLEPGDVLATGTPSGVSKLSPGDRVRVTISGVGSLENSVAAAPSA from the coding sequence ATGCCTTGGGTACGATTCCTGCAGGAGGGACAGATCTGCTGGGGCCAATTGCGTCACGAAGCGCAATGCGACTACATTCAGGCTTACGCCGGCACTCCCTTTGAGGACGGCTGCCGGCCGGTCGCCGGCCGCGAGCGCCTTCCGCTCTCCGTGACCCCGCTGCTGGCGCCCTGCGATCCCAGCAAAATCGTCTGCATTGGCCGCAACTTCAGCGCCCACGCCCGCGAGCTCGGCAACGAGGTCCCAAAAGAGCCGCTCTTCTTCCTCAAGCCGCCTTCCGCGCTCCTTGCCCCCGGTGGCACCATCCTGCTGCCGGTGCTGTCGCAGCATGTTGAGTACGAAGGCGAGCTGGCGCTGGTCATCCGCCGCCGCTGTTCCCATTTTTCTGCCAGCGCCGATCCGCGCCCCTACATCCTTGGCTACACCTGCCTCAACGACGTCACCGCCCGCGATCTGCAAAAGTCCGATCCGGTCTTTACCCGCGCCAAGGGCTTCGACACTTTCTGCCCCATTGGCCCCTGGGTCAGCGAAGCGCCGCGGGAAGGCGACCGCCCCTGGGACGGCCTCGAGATCGAAACCCGCGTCAATGGCGAGCTGCTGCAGCACGGCAACACCCGCGATTTCATGTTCCCGCTGCCGCGCCTGCTTGCCGCCGTTACGGCCGTCATGACCCTCGAGCCCGGTGACGTGCTGGCCACCGGCACCCCCTCCGGCGTCAGCAAACTGTCGCCCGGAGATCGCGTTCGCGTTACGATTAGCGGCGTGGGCAGCCTGGAAAACTCCGTGGCTGCCGCGCCGTCAGCATGA
- a CDS encoding aldehyde dehydrogenase family protein: MATMISKGTLKQYTGFDGQYIGGSWRLGRQGEKEIDTDPYTGETLAEIAMANYSDLDEAYQSAAKAQVAWAARLPAERAAVMIRSLQIMEARHEEIVEWLIRESGSTRNKAELEWQFVHAITLEASSFPHRAEGRILPLDEPGKESRAYRQPLGVIGVISPWNFPMYLSHRSVGPALALGNGVVLKPAEDTPVTGGLLLAKIYEEAGLPPGLFNVVIGPIAEIGDPFTLHPIPRLISFTGSTRVGRHIGGLAMSGPQMKRVALELGGNAPCVILDDADVERAVKATVVGRFLHQGQICMSTNRIIVDAKIHDEFVERFTAHVKGLKYGDPHDPAVSIGPIINQKQLKGFLAHIEGARAAGARQVVGGDPQGQVLPPHVFVDVKNDMQVAQDETFGPVAPIIKVNGDAEALRAANGTPFGLSSAVFTRDKERGVRFALGIQAGMTHVNDHSVDDTSTGPFGGEKNSGIGRFGGEWILHEFTRDHWVTLRHTEGIYPF; the protein is encoded by the coding sequence ATGGCAACAATGATCAGCAAAGGGACCCTGAAACAGTACACGGGCTTTGATGGGCAATACATCGGCGGCTCGTGGCGGCTGGGGCGGCAGGGCGAAAAAGAAATCGACACCGATCCGTACACGGGAGAGACGCTCGCAGAGATCGCCATGGCGAACTACAGCGATCTCGACGAGGCCTACCAGTCGGCCGCCAAAGCGCAGGTCGCCTGGGCGGCGCGGCTGCCGGCGGAGCGGGCGGCAGTCATGATCCGCTCGCTGCAGATCATGGAAGCGCGCCACGAGGAGATCGTGGAGTGGCTGATCCGGGAATCGGGCAGCACGCGCAACAAGGCGGAGTTGGAGTGGCAGTTTGTTCACGCCATCACTCTCGAAGCCTCGTCGTTTCCGCACCGCGCCGAGGGCCGCATTCTCCCGCTCGATGAGCCGGGGAAGGAGAGCCGGGCTTACCGCCAGCCGCTGGGTGTGATCGGTGTGATCAGCCCGTGGAATTTCCCCATGTATTTATCGCATCGCTCAGTGGGTCCGGCGCTGGCGCTGGGCAATGGGGTGGTTCTCAAGCCTGCCGAAGATACGCCCGTCACCGGTGGGCTGTTGCTCGCGAAGATCTACGAGGAGGCCGGCCTGCCGCCGGGCCTGTTCAACGTGGTGATCGGCCCCATCGCCGAGATCGGCGATCCGTTCACGCTCCATCCGATTCCCAGACTCATTTCGTTCACGGGCTCGACGCGGGTGGGCCGGCACATCGGAGGGCTGGCCATGAGTGGTCCGCAGATGAAGCGGGTGGCTCTGGAACTCGGCGGGAACGCGCCCTGCGTCATCCTGGACGATGCCGACGTGGAGCGCGCGGTGAAGGCCACGGTGGTCGGCCGATTTTTGCATCAAGGGCAAATCTGCATGAGTACGAACCGCATCATCGTCGACGCCAAGATACACGACGAATTCGTGGAGCGGTTTACGGCACACGTGAAAGGCCTGAAGTATGGAGATCCTCACGATCCCGCCGTCTCGATCGGCCCCATCATCAACCAAAAGCAACTGAAAGGATTCCTGGCGCACATCGAGGGCGCGCGCGCCGCTGGGGCGCGTCAGGTCGTGGGCGGAGATCCCCAGGGCCAGGTGCTTCCGCCGCACGTCTTTGTAGACGTGAAAAACGATATGCAGGTCGCCCAGGACGAAACTTTCGGCCCGGTGGCGCCCATCATCAAAGTGAACGGAGATGCGGAAGCGTTACGGGCGGCGAACGGAACCCCATTTGGACTTTCCAGTGCGGTATTCACGCGCGATAAAGAACGCGGGGTGCGGTTCGCGCTGGGGATACAGGCCGGGATGACGCACGTCAACGATCACAGCGTCGACGACACCTCGACCGGTCCGTTTGGAGGCGAGAAGAACAGCGGGATCGGACGGTTTGGAGGCGAATGGATCCTGCACGAGTTCACAAGAGATCACTGGGTGACCCTGCGGCACACAGAAGGGATTTATCCGTTCTAG